In Stomoxys calcitrans chromosome 2, idStoCalc2.1, whole genome shotgun sequence, the following proteins share a genomic window:
- the LOC131994706 gene encoding uncharacterized protein LOC131994706, translating to MPMYFASCDSRRVTPSKDESLNPGILYLRKKSTSSVFSGFKKCYLKDLGNDVVSLHIHVELHQLPINNITTNGQLFHQGNIFRPYMYNTTVNLCEFFQYPKRQMFWKIIFDNFIMPFSNINHTCPYDHDIIMDNATLKAEAFRLIPFPNNDYMVQLKFAAYNVYRASVKIYFKIF from the exons ATGCCTATGTACTTCGCCTCCTGCGACAGCCGCAGagtgaccccgtccaaggacgaGAGTCTGAAccccggtatcttatatctacgcaaaaagagcaccagctccgtcttttCTGG CTTCAAAAAATGCTATTTAAAGGACTTGGGAAACGATGTGGTATCCTTGCATATCCATGTAGAACTTCACCAACTTCCAATCAACAATATAACG ACCAATGGACAGCTATTTCATCAAGGTAACATTTTTCGTCCCTATATGTACAACACCACTGTTAACTTGTGCGAATTCTTTCAATATCCCAAACGTCAAATGTTctggaaaattatttttgacaatttcaTCATGCCTTTTTCAAATATTAATCACACCTGTCCATACGAT CATGACATTATCATGGACAATGCCACTTTGAAAGCTGAGGCGTTTCGTTTGATTCCATTTCCCAATAACGATTACATGGTCCAACTGAAATTTGCTGCCTATAATGTGTATAGAGCAAgtgttaaaatttatttcaaaatattttaa